One Clostridium estertheticum DNA segment encodes these proteins:
- a CDS encoding insulinase family protein, with the protein MKFAIGTIYHGFKLIQEKNIEELNSVTRLFEHEKSGARLMHIENDDDNKVFSIGFRTPPKSSNGLPHILEHSVLCGSRKFPTKEPFVELIKGSLNTFLNAMTFSDKTIYPLASKNEKDFFNLMDVYLDAVFYPNLYSQPEILMQEGWHYELENKEDKLTYKGVVYNEMKGAFSSPEGCLMRKVQESLFPDTSYGVESGGDPEFIPDLTQEEFVEFHKKYYHPSNSYIFLYGDGNIDKELQFISEKYLNDFDKTFVDSAIQMQKPFSSMSEVKIDYPISSDDDEKDKSFLSLNFVSGDNISQPELHLAFEILEYLLLESAAAPLKRALVEADLGKDVFGSFDNSILQPVFSIVVKNSNEDKKEEFKEVVFTTLKNLVKDGIDKKLIEACINITEFKLREADLGGFPKGLFYYITSMDSWLYDKDPTMHLEYESYLGKIKAALTTNYFENLIDKYLINNTHSSMVILNGKKGLADQRSKATEEKLAKYKASISESEIEKIVRGTKALKERQMTPDPVEVLETIPLLERSDIETTVEHLPLKEKDENGVKVLSHNIFTNKIAYINILFDAKKVDIKLLPYITLLSTLLGRVSTERTNYSDLSNEINIHTGGIHFTTEVYGDNENFEKYSPKLVVKSKALVPKLPKLFDIMVEIINTTKFDDKKRLKELIQQLKSRQEMKILDRGHMAAAGRLTSYFSPASAYIEKTTGISFYEFINDIERNFDNKAAEIIENLNKVSKLIFNKNNLMVSVTGEEDIYTAFATELPKIISILGQEELPDAKYAFELNKNNEGLLSSSDVQYVAKGYNFIKQGYSYSGKMLVLKTIASLDYLWNRVRVQGGAYGGFANLARSGNIVFVSYRDPNVAETLKAYDGICDYIGSFEASEREMTKYIIGTISELDSPLTPSMKGERATAFYIRGISEAQRQTERDEVLDTKAEDIKSFKSLLDDIIKENCFCVLGNENKLKENKDIFTSLVNVFK; encoded by the coding sequence ATGAAATTTGCAATCGGTACTATATATCATGGCTTTAAGCTAATCCAGGAGAAAAATATAGAAGAGCTAAATTCAGTTACAAGATTATTTGAACATGAAAAAAGTGGAGCTAGACTAATGCATATAGAAAATGATGATGATAACAAGGTGTTTTCTATAGGATTTAGAACACCTCCTAAAAGTAGTAATGGGCTTCCACATATATTAGAACATTCAGTGCTTTGCGGCTCTAGAAAGTTTCCAACAAAGGAGCCTTTTGTGGAACTCATAAAGGGATCTTTAAATACATTTTTAAATGCTATGACCTTTTCTGATAAAACAATATATCCTCTAGCTAGTAAAAATGAAAAAGATTTTTTTAATCTTATGGATGTATATTTAGATGCAGTTTTTTATCCCAATTTGTACTCTCAGCCAGAGATATTAATGCAAGAGGGTTGGCATTACGAATTAGAAAACAAGGAAGATAAATTAACTTATAAAGGTGTAGTTTATAATGAAATGAAGGGTGCATTTTCGTCTCCTGAAGGCTGTCTTATGCGTAAGGTTCAAGAATCCTTATTTCCAGACACTTCTTACGGCGTAGAATCCGGTGGTGATCCAGAATTTATACCTGATTTAACACAGGAGGAATTCGTAGAGTTTCATAAAAAATATTATCATCCTTCAAACAGTTATATATTCCTATATGGAGATGGAAATATTGATAAAGAGTTACAATTTATTAGCGAAAAATATCTTAATGATTTTGATAAAACCTTCGTAGACTCAGCTATACAAATGCAAAAACCCTTTAGCAGTATGAGTGAAGTTAAGATAGATTATCCTATTTCATCAGACGATGATGAGAAGGATAAAAGCTTCTTAAGTCTGAACTTTGTATCAGGGGATAATATTAGCCAGCCTGAACTTCATTTAGCTTTTGAAATTTTAGAGTATCTACTACTAGAAAGTGCTGCAGCACCACTAAAGAGAGCTCTTGTTGAAGCGGACCTTGGCAAAGATGTATTTGGAAGCTTTGATAATAGTATATTGCAGCCAGTGTTCAGTATAGTAGTAAAAAACTCTAATGAAGATAAAAAAGAAGAATTTAAGGAAGTTGTATTCACAACATTAAAGAATTTAGTTAAAGATGGAATAGACAAAAAGCTAATAGAGGCTTGTATAAACATTACAGAATTTAAGCTTCGAGAAGCTGATTTAGGAGGTTTCCCAAAAGGATTATTCTATTATATAACTAGTATGGACAGTTGGCTTTATGATAAGGACCCAACTATGCATTTAGAGTATGAAAGCTATTTAGGCAAAATAAAAGCTGCGTTAACTACTAATTATTTTGAAAATCTTATAGATAAGTACTTAATAAACAATACCCATAGTTCTATGGTTATTTTGAATGGTAAAAAAGGTCTGGCAGATCAAAGGTCTAAGGCAACAGAAGAGAAGCTCGCTAAGTATAAGGCCAGTATTTCAGAGAGTGAAATAGAGAAAATAGTGCGAGGCACAAAAGCTCTTAAAGAAAGACAAATGACACCAGATCCTGTGGAAGTGCTTGAAACTATTCCACTACTTGAGCGTTCAGACATTGAAACTACAGTAGAGCATTTACCACTGAAGGAAAAGGATGAAAATGGAGTAAAGGTATTATCTCATAATATATTTACTAATAAAATTGCTTATATAAATATATTATTTGATGCTAAAAAAGTAGATATTAAGTTACTACCATATATAACCCTACTATCAACTCTTTTAGGAAGGGTAAGTACAGAGCGTACTAATTATTCTGATTTATCTAATGAAATTAATATCCATACAGGCGGAATTCATTTTACAACCGAGGTTTATGGCGATAATGAAAATTTTGAAAAATACAGTCCAAAGCTGGTAGTAAAGAGTAAAGCACTAGTTCCAAAGCTTCCTAAACTCTTTGATATTATGGTAGAGATAATCAATACTACTAAATTTGATGATAAGAAGCGTTTGAAGGAGCTAATTCAACAATTAAAATCAAGGCAAGAGATGAAAATCCTTGATAGAGGGCATATGGCGGCAGCTGGAAGACTTACTTCTTACTTTTCTCCAGCTTCAGCTTATATAGAAAAAACTACAGGAATATCTTTTTATGAATTTATCAATGATATCGAAAGAAATTTTGACAATAAAGCAGCGGAAATTATTGAAAATTTGAACAAGGTATCAAAGCTTATATTTAACAAGAACAATCTTATGGTAAGTGTTACAGGAGAAGAGGATATTTATACTGCCTTTGCTACAGAATTACCTAAGATTATAAGTATCCTAGGACAAGAAGAATTGCCAGATGCAAAATACGCCTTTGAGCTTAATAAAAATAATGAAGGCTTATTATCTTCATCAGATGTTCAGTATGTAGCTAAAGGCTATAACTTCATTAAGCAAGGTTACTCTTATTCAGGTAAGATGCTGGTTCTTAAAACTATAGCAAGTCTAGACTACTTATGGAATAGAGTGCGCGTGCAGGGCGGTGCCTATGGTGGTTTTGCAAACTTAGCTAGAAGTGGTAATATAGTATTTGTGTCTTATAGGGATCCTAATGTTGCAGAAACCTTAAAGGCTTACGACGGAATATGTGACTATATAGGGAGCTTCGAAGCTTCTGAAAGAGAAATGACTAAATATATTATAGGAACAATCAGTGAGCTTGATTCACCACTAACACCTTCTATGAAGGGTGAAAGAGCTACTGCATTCTATATAAGAGGTATTTCAGAGGCGCAAAGACAAACAGAAAGAGACGAAGTGCTAGATACAAAGGCAGAGGATATTAAGTCTTTTAAATCACTATTAGATGACATTATAAAAGAGAACTGTTTCTGCGTACTTGGAAATGAAAATAAGCTTAAAGAAAATAAAGACATATTCACGAGTTTAGTGAATGTATTTAAATAA
- a CDS encoding phosphoglycerate dehydrogenase gives MAIKALFTYNYGGEKMKDIENFGYDIKVEKEQDLIYSDDLAEVEVLICYDPFKTLEIDKMKNLKWIQLSSIGIDQLPTEYVKNTSIIITNNKGGYSIPMGEWIVLKTLELFKSSRGLYENQTNRKWKMDTSIMELYGKTIGFIGTGTIAVEAAKRFQGFGVNIVGVNTDGRDIQYFDRCYAMRELNEMLKLCDVFVGTIPYTKATHHLINEERFTEVKPGAFFINVARGSIVDEVSLIKNLRSGKLAGAALDVYEEEPLKENNSLWDLNNVILTSHNSWISEMRNERRFDLIYKNMKRYVQGEELVNVVNLKKGY, from the coding sequence ATGGCTATTAAAGCACTTTTCACATACAACTACGGTGGAGAGAAAATGAAAGATATAGAGAATTTTGGCTATGATATAAAAGTAGAGAAAGAGCAAGATTTAATTTATAGTGATGATTTAGCGGAGGTAGAGGTTTTAATTTGTTATGATCCCTTTAAAACCCTAGAGATAGATAAAATGAAAAATCTAAAATGGATTCAATTATCTAGCATAGGCATTGACCAACTACCAACTGAGTATGTTAAAAACACTTCTATTATAATTACCAATAATAAAGGTGGCTACAGTATACCTATGGGGGAATGGATTGTGTTAAAAACTCTAGAGCTGTTTAAAAGTAGTAGGGGTCTATATGAAAACCAAACCAATAGGAAATGGAAAATGGATACAAGTATTATGGAGTTATATGGAAAGACAATAGGATTTATAGGAACAGGTACTATAGCAGTGGAGGCAGCTAAAAGATTCCAGGGATTTGGAGTAAACATAGTAGGTGTGAATACAGATGGTAGAGATATTCAATATTTCGATAGATGCTATGCTATGCGCGAGCTAAATGAAATGCTTAAGTTATGTGATGTGTTTGTAGGTACGATACCATATACAAAAGCTACTCACCATTTAATTAATGAAGAGAGATTTACGGAAGTGAAGCCTGGGGCTTTTTTCATAAATGTAGCTAGGGGGAGTATTGTGGATGAGGTTTCTCTAATTAAAAATTTAAGAAGTGGTAAGCTAGCAGGGGCTGCGCTGGATGTGTACGAAGAAGAACCACTAAAAGAAAATAATTCATTATGGGATTTAAATAATGTTATATTAACTTCTCATAATTCCTGGATTTCAGAGATGAGAAACGAGAGAAGATTTGACCTTATCTATAAGAATATGAAAAGGTATGTACAAGGGGAAGAGTTAGTAAATGTAGTAAATTTAAAAAAAGGATATTAG
- a CDS encoding competence/damage-inducible protein A, protein MNAEILSVGTEILLGDIVNTNAQYLAKRLADLGISVYHQSVVGDNPERLLESYRLAFSRADLVITTGGLGPTKDDLTKEVAFDYFGKKSVVHEDSMKIIEGYFRDMNRPMAKSNVKQAYFPVDAVILPNNNGTAPGCIIEEDGKIVALLPGPPREMKPMFEEAVVPYLEKFQQGVLVSKVLRVIGVGESSAEEMIEDILDNQTNPTVAPYAKDGEMIFRITAKANTQEQGIKLMKPMEAEIRSRLGNNIYGEGNISLENVLGEMLINKKLTIATAESCTGGMVAAKLINYPGISSVFIDGAVTYSNGAKINRLGVSEETLDKYGAVSSEVAAEMAQGIAKTAGTNIGISTTGIAGPDGGSIEKPVGLVYVGLYMNGEVKTKMLKISGDRQKIRERATMQLLDWVRRELL, encoded by the coding sequence ATGAACGCAGAAATATTATCAGTAGGAACGGAAATATTGTTAGGTGATATAGTCAATACAAATGCACAATATCTTGCTAAGAGACTTGCAGATTTAGGCATATCAGTTTATCATCAGTCAGTTGTTGGTGACAATCCAGAAAGACTACTCGAATCATATAGATTAGCTTTTAGTAGAGCAGATTTAGTTATAACTACTGGAGGTCTTGGACCTACAAAGGATGATTTAACCAAGGAAGTAGCTTTTGATTATTTTGGGAAGAAGAGTGTGGTTCATGAAGATTCTATGAAAATTATTGAGGGATATTTTAGGGATATGAATAGACCAATGGCGAAAAGCAATGTAAAACAGGCATATTTCCCAGTAGATGCAGTGATACTTCCTAATAATAATGGTACAGCACCAGGATGCATAATTGAGGAAGATGGGAAAATAGTTGCACTTTTACCTGGGCCACCTAGAGAAATGAAACCTATGTTTGAGGAAGCTGTAGTTCCTTATCTTGAAAAGTTTCAGCAGGGAGTATTAGTTTCAAAGGTGCTTAGAGTTATAGGAGTGGGAGAGAGTAGCGCCGAAGAAATGATAGAAGATATATTAGACAATCAAACCAATCCAACTGTAGCACCTTATGCTAAGGATGGAGAAATGATTTTTAGAATTACAGCAAAAGCAAATACGCAGGAACAAGGCATAAAACTTATGAAGCCTATGGAGGCAGAAATACGAAGTAGATTAGGCAATAACATTTATGGAGAAGGGAATATATCTTTAGAGAATGTACTTGGAGAAATGCTTATAAATAAAAAGTTAACTATAGCTACCGCTGAGTCATGCACAGGAGGAATGGTAGCTGCAAAGCTTATAAATTACCCAGGGATATCTTCTGTGTTTATTGACGGGGCGGTGACTTATAGCAATGGGGCTAAAATTAATAGACTGGGAGTTTCGGAAGAAACCTTAGATAAGTATGGTGCAGTAAGTAGTGAAGTAGCAGCAGAGATGGCACAAGGTATAGCAAAAACTGCAGGCACTAATATTGGAATTTCCACCACAGGCATTGCAGGTCCAGATGGCGGAAGCATAGAAAAGCCAGTGGGACTTGTTTATGTAGGTTTATATATGAATGGCGAGGTTAAAACAAAGATGCTTAAAATATCCGGTGATAGGCAGAAAATAAGGGAAAGAGCAACTATGCAACTTTTGGACTGGGTTAGGAGAGAACTACTATAA